The genomic segment GCACCGCCGCACCATAACCAATACCAGTACCACCCGCAATACCAGGGTGGTCCGATGGGTCACCCGGGGGGGTACGGGTGGCCGGCGACCCAACCGCAACAGGCCCGTTTCGGTGCAGAGAGTGCGCGGCGCTCCGCTGccggcggcgccggcgccgcggcCCCGGGCAAGGACGACAAGACCAGCCCCTTTGTGTCCACTTTGCATTCCCATCCGGGGTTCCAACCGCAGAAGATTGGCAAGGGAGCTGGAGCGGTGAGTTCTTgtaaacttatatatttatttattttaaccctATGGTCAGTTTTATAACTctacaaaaaaagaaatttacttTCTTCCTAAAAAAAGGATAtgctcaaattcaaattcaaatcatttattcagaaattagaccttcacaggcactttttctcgtcgatttttatatttatagttatttctcacaagctacaaactactggcatttcggaacgaccactgctgagaagaaatgccgaaagaaactcatttgaacagtgttggtccctatcatgccagattggcttaccattattgtttcttacaatgtttttttttctaataatatataaaagtacataatgtacatagtcaaaaggtatatcaaaacaggttatgattgtgatccgagtgctgattataatatatatatacacatacatatacatatccTCCAGCTCCAAAGGACATGgtgatatgaaaaatacatagaTACTGTATGTACAATTATGTATTTCCTACAGTAGAGTGCTAAAAAGCAGCTTTTGGCGTGAATGTTGTGCGAGGCGACTGAGGGGCGCATAaacttggcagctgataggcaactatagcattcccaaagagggttgacgtcaggcacgcgtccggttataaaatcttatccagatttttacatttttaaggtttatatctccaattatatttaataatatatatttaataattataactccAAGCAACGCGGCGTCACAGCACTAAATGAAACTTATGATGAGAAAGACTTTACAAAATTCCAGGGAGCTGGTCTGCCCAAACCGCCGAAACCGCCAGAAAAACCCTTGATGCCGTACATGAGGTACTCCCGCCGCGTCTGGGACAGCGTGAAGGCGGCCCACCCTGATCTGAAGCTGTGGGAGATCGGCAGGATCATCGGGGGAATGTGGAGGGACCTGCCTGAGGCCGACAAGGCTGGCTTTGTTGAGGAGTATGAAGCAGAGAAGGTAATTTCTGAATCATCTTCTTTATATCCTtactaataaatgcgaaagtttgtctgtcACGATTTCACGGTTGattttgttcaattttgtTACTACAAAATTGTATCTATTGATATAGCTAACGATTCAAGGTCAAACAATGGGTACCGCGGGCGGAGCAGctggcaacagctagtttttACTACTTTCATacattgttacaaaaaaaaatctttatggGGTCAGGACAAAACACATTCAATCGATATTTTTTGCCATGTGTGTCTGTGTCACTTTTTGACTAAAGCAGACGTCAACGCCCGCctggaaaaaaaatgtcgtccaattataaaaaaaaaacttacaaaattgAGATACTCCTCTTTTCAAGTAggttaaatagatttattttgggCTCAGGCGCAGTACACAGAAATGTTGAAAGCGTACCAATCATCGCCCGCGTATATACAGTGGCTGGCTCACAAGTCCCGAGGTACAAATTTGGACCATATTCCAGTGCAATGGGGATCAGTGTTGTGTGTAACGTCACCGCTTGCTAACATGGGTTCCCACTCTCAGCTTCATAATGgcgtttaaaattaattccattTTCATTACTGTTTTTCACAGTTCGctaaaaaaaggaaagtaAATTCACTATTTCATAACTAGGATAACAAAAAGTACTATTTTATCCTTTTCATAACTTAAGGTACGGCAACGGATAGAAAATTCTTACATTTTTacgtaagaaaaaaaattatactaatttattgatagtaataagatttttgataaacactatttgtgacaaccctgctCTCCCCAAttgtgatataatattatctcaaTCTCTCATCGTCGCTTTTTCCCGGTTACATTCAAAGCTGTGGCGTCCCGAAGGCCAGGATTCGTGTGAAAAAATCAAccacaaaaaacaaattacattttgaagattgggCTATGCTTTTAtgcctgcctgacgttaacccCCTTTGGGGATGCTAATGTTGCCTATCATTTATTAAGGCATGTGTCCCTTAGCACGACATCCACACATTATCTCAATATCAATACTAAATCCGTCGATgtagaataaaacataatacgAATTAGAGATCCCACTCGGCAAGATCATGTTGATACAAATTTGATCTTTATAGCGTTGATtgtagacatattttacattgaaaacaaattaGCCGAATGCTCGCTGTCAGATAACTTAAACCCATAGACTGTTCATTGCAAATTATATCTACAGTAGACGTTTTAAAGctcaattttcaatgaaagTTGTTCTATCTGAgcacataaaaaagtttagtCACGATCAAAAACTATAAGCTCTAATAAAGCTGAAAAAACGTCATTATGAATGCTATAAAACTGCTAGTTATTGTTTCGTTACATTTTTAACGTCGCATTGGAATTCGGTATTGGCATATTTGAGCTTTATAATCATACGTGTAAGGTTCCAAATTTGCAATATACCAAAATTAATTcgtttattgaattattttcgGCATATTACGCTCAataattttgagttttatatgtatgcgTACAAAGCTCAAATTTGCCAACTAGAAATTATAAAGAGACTTTAAAAATGTGATCATAGGTTTGTTAAGCAATGTTGGTACCCATTGTCTCTACCTCATCACAGGACACATAGTTACGGAGTATAACGCCACTGTACATTACAAGCACCATATTGTGACATGGTTagacacaatttttaaatttactttgtaaaaatttcatgatttcttaaaaaaaataaaacccgTCAAACATTTAGAAACGAATTTATAATTAGAAAcaattagaaatttatttacaagttaagatgtaatttttataatatatttttttgtaaaaaagtaaaaaaaaatttgtgcAATCATGCTACTTGATACCTATGTCCCAGACAAATTGTGGATAATTTTGATTGGagaatggaaaatattaataattttcattcttCATTAAAAACAGTATTTGACGTAGTTGTGCAATAAGTCCGCATTTTAAAGTCGCCAAGTAGACTGTAAACCCCTATTGCTTCCCTGTACTCCGTTGGGTTGACGTCAACGCTACGAGGCTAAACTAAATGGCCGTGTACGTTACCACTAGTATCAACTTTTAAAGTTGCCACGCGAAtctttatttagattataaaaGTTGTGAATTCTTCGTTCGAATACTGTAACATCCATAATACAGTCTGACAAGAATCATTTGGCGCGTGGTAAGAAAGCTAACTAATATTTGAgctattaaaatgtattatttagaATAACGCTAATGGCGCCCCCACATCCCAAAAGAGCCTTGCCAGACTTAACAAAACGCGCTATAAAGTTTGGTTGTTTTACGGCGTGTCTATGGCTTGCATGCGCAGTAGATAGGGCAATTTGCTATTGCGCCGGCAAACCATAGACACGCTAGGTCCCAACTCTCGTAGCGTGCTTTGTATCATGAAGCTAGAGGTAACACTGGAGCCAGCACTATCAAGAACTTTTCGATGCAAAGTAcatatattgctatctctCTATTCTAATCTCTGTTTGCGCTGTGAAATGAATAACTATACGATGACTatacgttatatatataactcgcaatacataaaatagatagataacaattttatttgtgtctgTTTAACACAATTacagacaaagaaaaataatataactaaatatacataaaactaaCAATTACATTGCGCcataaagtaacaaaaaggCTACAGCTCATCTATATGTTACCCAGAAGAGTAAtagctgattttcagctgacACCTTTAAGGTAGCGCGAACGATAACTGAGGTAGAAATGAATGTAACAGATTCTTAACTTACATAAGAGAGGTTATACTACAGatatgaaagagatagcaatatacTACAGATATGAAAGACATAGCAATATAAGTACCTTGTCTCAAAAGGTTGTTAGCTCCAGTGTTACCTACAGCCTCATGATTGGTACCCTCGAACCCCCAGTGACTAACACGCACATTAACGCAAATTTTGTACTCTACATGCACATCACCCATAATGCACGGACCATAGACGGAGTATGAAAAGACGTTAAAAACATACCACAACTCGCCTGCATACCTGGCATATGTCGCGGCGAAAAATAAAGCTGTAGGTAAGGCACTCGCGTGTACAACGGTATATTGCATGTGAATGTACACGTTTGATGTTCGAAAGAAATGGGGGCTTCCGCTCACTAGCTGGCGCCACTGGTTGCGTGAGGTCCTGTTGCTATgatgacattaaaaatattattctaaaaaatatatttacatatacatacatatatttttctaaaaaagtaCCTTTCACTACAGCAGCGCCTCTAGCGGCGAATTCACTTGCGTTAGCCCTCATTAGCCGACATGTCTTTGGACTCTAGTGATCGCTTTACAGGGTTATTTTAATGGccaaatgttttaaaaatttgaaaataaattgttcagCTTTGTCcaacaacaatatatattttcgctATCCTATATAATCTgcattttaagaataaaaaaatttttgttcacCCATACAATGTGCAGTTGCCCAGGTATTGTAGTTGTACCTTGGCAGCggtgatcacttaccatcACTACCCCGCTCGTTTGACGAAATTTCATGATGACTTCTTATTAGTTTCTTTGCTTTTTTATCTTGTCGTTctgatgaaggaaaacgtGAGGAAATTGGTCGACTATTTAGTTGACTAGTGTAAATGCgttgcctttaggcgacttgaataaaatttgacaccagcGTTAGCAATAATGTACTAGATTTTGGCTAGTGTTCATAAAATTACCCTGTAAGTAGATACATTGACACATTCAGAGTTGAAGACATGTTTGCTTGAAATATTGAATGGTCAAACGattgtataaaatgtagtgagaatatttaaattgttgaaCGTCAATTAGGAAAATTCCTCTATAAATATactcttgtttattttaaaacattaaatatttatctctaaaatttaaatgactatttcattaaattttatataatattttattgtctaaATCCTTggtttacatataaaattttccgcgctttacttttgtttattattaaatataaaattggctTTAACTCGCATGACACTccgacaatattttttacacatacTATACTTTGTCATgctttttcatacattatatctttaatttgaatttatattttgtataactaTTTCTATAAACAATATGATTTTGCATTTTCACATAACTTAATTCACATAACTTAATGTTTGGTGGTGTTTCTTTAAACTGTCATTTTctcataataaaatgaagagGACGGTTTCACTGCTTCGTTTGCGCTACGTTGCGTTGACTCAGAGCATTGTCGCTCAGTTGCATTACATAGGTTTGACATTGAAGTATATACGTTGAACCGTCGACGGAGCATAGCTTGACTGCTCGACGGAGCATTGAGGCCGCGCTCTTAGGGCGTACAgactgataataataaaatacttaatttttattctttaacaAAATGCttgaaagaaattaattaccCAGTCTGTTTGCCTATGTAATAGTTGTGTTTTTGCATGTATTCAGTTTTCTGTTGCTATTTTATCTCCTTTagaattaatcaaattaaaactaagctatattttaactGCTATATGTTACAGTTAAACTGCTGGTCAAAACCACAAGATTTAGAAAAccgattttttaataaataaaccagtCAAAATTCTTATGAATTAAATACTGGTTACTCGTGTGCGATTATCGACAGAAAAGTCGACTATAGTCGAGTCACACTAGTCTTGTAAAAGGCCTACTATAAGAATTGAACTATAGTCGATTTTTCTGTCGATAATCACACGTTCGAGACccgtattttcattaaaaatgtacatttctCACGTCAGTTTAAATCAGTCAAAATTGGTTTTGTTCATCGTCAcagtttattaattgtttaatatGGGTATCAAACGCGCACGTACCTTTTATACTTCGGGCGTATTaagcaattaataataaaacgcgaaagtttaaaattcgTCACAGTTTGACTGTAACTGTATGTTAGTAAAGTGAACGTATTAAGATGTTGCGATCAATGTTTGCGTCAGCAGTAGGTAACTTGGAGGACGACAGTTCAAGCAAAAAGGGGGCTTCTCAGAAAGATCAACAACAGCAGGATAGGAGGATTGACATACAGCCCGCTGAAGATGAAGAAGGTGAGTTAATTTCTACTTCTTCCTTcgataaaacttatttagcCGGGCTTCCTTTAGTTCCCACTgctctattttaaaatcaagttGATCTAGTCTTTCTCTCTTTCTAGATGTTGTAAGAGGCTTAGTTCCCGTGGGaacttttagataaaaataaagcctaTAGCAGTCTTGGattatgtacctttctaatggtgaaagaattttggaaatcggtttggtaaattcggagattacccgcctcaaacatacaaactcacaaacgcctgtaataatagtatagaagtatagattgtgggtatataataaaatatttaagggaCCCTAGGCACTGAATCTTAActaaggaagaaaccaggaatgcgctcagatgagagagagagagagagagagagagagagatagatcATAAATTCGAAAGTGAGTTTCCTTTTCTTTTCACGCTTAATCTAtctcaatcttcttgaaatgttaGGAGTACGGAGATCGTAGGGTATATATTAAGAGGACAAATCAACTGTTTATTGCGCCAttaacagtaaataaataataaattaaatagtgacaaatcacacagattgagttaaccccaaagtaagttcgaaccTTGTGTTAGGGTagggatacaaactcaaacgatactatattctataacatatatagataaacatccgagacccaggtcaatctgaaactATCAACCTGGGACCTTCAGTGTAGCAGTCCACATGATGATCAttaggccacagaggtcgtcgaTAACGAACGAATGACTTTCAGATCAAGACGAAGGGCTATCGGTGAAGCACGTGGCGTACGCGCGCTATCTCCGCAACCACCGGCTGATCAACGAGATATTCTCCGACACCGTCGTGCCCGACGTGCGCTCCGTCGTCACCACAGCGAGGATGCAGGTAATCACATCCCCGGGTTGACGTCAGGGCGGCCAGTCCTTGCGCGTCCCAAGTCCTATCGTTACCTACGGTAATACtagtcaataataaaattataaatgtagaaatttagaaatatgtaTGACGAAATATGCATATGGATTTTCATTATGAAATATGTGAAAATCGTTAAGAAATACAAAGGTTAAATTATCTCTCTAGACCATATTGCGGTGCCTATACTAGGCCCCTAATATTACactgtaaaatgtttttaactacccacaattgtattatttatctgtaatattatggaatgcaataaaatatttgaatttggtaCTGCGCGAGGCGAGGCAAGCGGTATACCAACAGTTTTTGTCAGagatatatttacttaatctCTGTTTCTACACTTACCTCTCGTTCTGTTTCGCGCCATattccttaaaattttatgtatgtgcTAACTGTCACATCGTAATGTCAaattaatgtacctttctctAAATGTCGCCAAATATACATAGAATTCCAAGTGGAATgtcatttttcttattttttctttaaaaatcgaaatttTAGTCCTAATGTCTTAACATAACAACATATTGACGCAAAGATATTTGGTGAAAACGAACTTAATTGGAAGATGACCGATGCCCGTGTGATGACACCACGCCTCAGACAAAAGAGCACCTCTTGCGTGATTGTCAAATTTTTGCGAAGGCACGCTACGATTATGTCGTGGCGTGTCAACGAAACAAAACGGAAGAATTTAATCTTCTTCAGACTATCCAATACGAAGAGACGACCAAGACCTTCCTGACATTTATACACCACATGATATCTAGTCTGAAGAAGATAAACGGAAGCTAATAGTCAATTTTCCCAAAAGATGAAGTGGACGCATGCTGCTACTGTATACAGTAGCAGAAGAGCAGCATGTgtctacaaaattatataatattatattcatatccGAATATGAGACAGTTTTTGtgccaatataaaaaatatgacatcgTTTATTTAGATCTTGAAGAAACAAGTGCAGTCGCTGACGATGCACCAGAAGAAGCTTGAAGACGAACTGCAGCAAATAGAAGAGAAATTCGAGAACAAGAAACGAAAGTTTATTGAGAGCAGCGAGACATTCCAAGAAGAGCTGAAGAAGGTATCAGAGATTTTCCGCTTAAAATACCTAGTAGGTTTATGTTGCATGTCGGTAGGGCTCCGGGCCATCACAGCATTTAACACTCGGGGACGAAAGAGAGGGAGTTTTTAAACTAACCATTCTCATTctgctattaaaatatttttagaggaatttagaaaaatttcaatgaaaaggTTTTGTTTTACACGTTACGATTATTGTCTttaaatttgttgaaaaaCTTCGTATATACCTGCATTGTTCATTAGACAGTCGGCTTTATTATCGCTCTCCGCTAGAGAttgagaaatttattttcatttacaaagtacataacaatatttagtCATATAAATgtgcaaaaatattgataaaacaaCACAATAAGATATAGAGTATGTGATATTTGCTTACCCAACTCCCAGCACTGCAAGCCGGCCGTTGATGAAGAAACTTTTGGCCGTATGGTGGAACGGGCGTTGGAACAGATGCGACGAGGCGTCAACCCCGCCACACAGCCGCTCACGCTTAGCTCTTTGGCCGAGAGGAAAGATGAGgtggtttaattttttttcttgcttagattttattgaaactgATGCTTAAAGATGAAATTATATGTCGCTAGTTTCCCAATGAAAAGAGACCGCTAccatatagaaaaaaaaagagtacAATATATTCagataaatcttttattttccatataatGGCAACATGACATcagattattgaaaaaatccAAGTTTTTCCTGACATtcctaacaaaataaaatatattttgtttttattctggCAACATACAGTAGTGTGAAGTTATGACATGACATGATGTGATGATTTTGTAACGAGAAATTTTCGATAATTCTCAGCCGATGGACCAGGATCAGAACCAAATCAAGAGCGAATCAAACGGACCCAACCCTCCCACTCAGGTGGACAAAGTGTCCACCACTGAAGTGAAGCCTGACGGGAACGTCACCACGGAGCTGAACAAACCCGAGGCAGAGGTCAAGAAGGAGGAGAATGGGGCCAGCGGACCCGAGAGCGAAGGTTAGTTATTATCAAATTGCCCTAATCCACCCACTCAGGTGGACAAAGTGTCCATTGAAGTGGTCTGAGTTAGTGATTGACCCGAGAGcgaagattatttattatcaaattattatatacctgACACGGTGCGCAGACGCACGAAGTGTGTCTCGTCGGGCAGTGTACAGGGTTTTTCTAGTGACGCACGTCAAACGACTGTAGTGGGGGGAGAGTGGGGCGTTGTAACAATCAGCATAAAGAAACCgttgcaattaaaaaaaaataaaaatgtttttctctcacaaatatataggtttaaattcattttaacatcaatttgtatatttgtactcatgtttttggcaaatcaTTTCTTTCTCTCTAGAGTTATATTTTTCGCAGTCTGCATACTTctctaaaaatatacacattacttgtgatgatgatgatgatggaaataaaataacaaatgtgaATGCTAACCGTCCCGATGTATCCTCAGGCGAGCGCAAGGAAGACAAACCGAAGCCCGAGCTGAAGGAGgcgccgcccgccgccgcctcGCCGCCGCACCACCGTATGTCTTGCGGAAGtcttagtagtttgtagccttGAGATATGCGCAGCCAGACCAGCAGCGCTAGTCGCCTAAGCTCTCTTTAGCATTTGTCGTGATTTTAAGTTGCTGCAGATTTATGTGTGTCAAATTTCttgtttagattttttcaaaatcaaatcatttatacagaaattaggaattattattttcgcgTCATAttgtcaattaaataatatttaccaacgTTACAAACTTCTTAGCATTTCAGTTTCAGTGTAatcattataaacaaaatctttcctctttcctcttaaaaatattactagctgACGCTCGCGGCTCTTAACCATGTTATTCAccaactaataaaaaaatcacctcaatccaaaattcattacaaacacactttcaagtttctatatactatatatgaaTACAGAGTTTTGATTAATATAGATAAGTGTACAACTCAAAtcacaaacaaattataatatctatgataataaaaatgaatggtAATATGCTAAACAATTTCAGCCATGATGATGCCCCCGACACCGGGCGCGCCCCCGCACGCGCCCCCGCACGGCGCCCCCCCGCCGCCAGGTAAGCCCAACACTATTGCTTAACTTTACACttctttacataatatatactatttacaATTAGCTATATAAAACAACTGGTGTTAATGACGCAAAAAATCACATagaaattctaatttaaattaaaatttgtgattCGGATCAATGAAATGACATTTAGAACTGTCATTTTGCTTTATCATACGCCAGCAGTTGCCCGCGGCGTCACTCGCAGCAAAAAGTATtcgtacaaactttcaccccacATTCAAtgctctatatatatatatatatatatatctacatCCAAACAGCTGTGatgacatatatatatgtcatCACAGCTGTTTGGATGTGAAAGcataacagacagactttttcacttatatattagtaattaTGAATTCTTCTGTTTATGTCATTTTACTAATTCGAATTATAAATTTCagtttacattatataattctcaaataatataatgaaggGAAATTGAGACTTGTGAACTAACGTTCGATTtaagtttaaacaaaatggtggtattatcataataatacatttagcAGCTTACAAATCGGCTTTGataataaagaacaaataaataaatggtggGCAATACATAATGACTCTTAAGGCCTGTGCACACCTAATGCGTTTGCAgtaacgtttattttatggaCTTGTAGCTCGATGCGCAGGTACGTGCGTACAATTCCAAACGATAGGAGTTGCCTAAATGTACTATccgcgccccggggcttcgctgccgtggaaatttcaggataaaaagtaccctatgtgatattccaggttatattcttcTACCAAATTTGTTTACAATTCGAGAGATTTTGgctgaaagagtaacaaacatacacacatgcatcctcacaaatttacgcattcataatattagcaggaaAAATGAATTCTAATAGTGAAACAAAGTAAACGATAATCAAATGTTGCTTTcgtttaacaattttaattattgtatgaatttgtatttttaagttgAAACGCTCTTTGACTCCAAGaaatgtgacgtcacttgtccTATCTGTCAAAAAACAAACCCCATATGAATATTTGGATAAAAATTCCTTATTTGACATTATGGCAACTATCTTATTACGCATACTTAATGCATATGCATTCGGTCTACGCCCGGCTTTAATGGGTTGTTTATATCAATCAGGCAAGTTGTACCCATGACACAAAATTCTTCCGCCATTTTGTAAGCTACTAACTGTACCTAAGgatatatcttttaaaatgcTGTCTCTAACTTGGCACAAACTATTTCCTTTCTCATCTCATCAAAAggtcaaaatgtatataatttgctTCATTAACATATTTTCCTTCTGATTTGTCTAATTCTAAAGCTGAGTCAGTACATTGacgtctaaataaaaattttatttttatgaaaatataacagaTTCGAATAAAATTACTGAAGATTGGGCTAATGTTAAGAc from the Plodia interpunctella isolate USDA-ARS_2022_Savannah chromosome 20, ilPloInte3.2, whole genome shotgun sequence genome contains:
- the Bap111 gene encoding SWI/SNF-related matrix-associated actin-dependent regulator of chromatin subfamily E member 1 isoform X6, with product MATPNSYKPNTSMSMPSPQGNPHYMIAGPPMSFGMMKESARRSAAGGAGAAAPGKDDKTSPFVSTLHSHPGFQPQKIGKGAGAGAGLPKPPKPPEKPLMPYMRYSRRVWDSVKAAHPDLKLWEIGRIIGGMWRDLPEADKAGFVEEYEAEKTEYEKTLKTYHNSPAYLAYVAAKNKAVAVGNLEDDSSSKKGASQKDQQQQDRRIDIQPAEDEEDQDEGLSVKHVAYARYLRNHRLINEIFSDTVVPDVRSVVTTARMQILKKQVQSLTMHQKKLEDELQQIEEKFENKKRKFIESSETFQEELKKHCKPAVDEETFGRMVERALEQMRRGVNPATQPLTLSSLAERKDEPMDQDQNQIKSESNGPNPPTQVDKVSTTEVKPDGNVTTELNKPEAEVKKEENGASGPESEGERKEDKPKPELKEAPPAAASPPHHPMMMPPTPGAPPHAPPHGAPPPPGGYGYGARYYGGYGFPGYPHYYHDHYHLQQQPPPAHHDKPEEPPAKKESE
- the Bap111 gene encoding SWI/SNF-related matrix-associated actin-dependent regulator of chromatin subfamily E member 1 isoform X7, with product MATPNSYKPNTSMSMPSPQGNPQSARRSAAGGAGAAAPGKDDKTSPFVSTLHSHPGFQPQKIGKGAGAGAGLPKPPKPPEKPLMPYMRYSRRVWDSVKAAHPDLKLWEIGRIIGGMWRDLPEADKAGFVEEYEAEKTEYEKTLKTYHNSPAYLAYVAAKNKAVAVGNLEDDSSSKKGASQKDQQQQDRRIDIQPAEDEEDQDEGLSVKHVAYARYLRNHRLINEIFSDTVVPDVRSVVTTARMQILKKQVQSLTMHQKKLEDELQQIEEKFENKKRKFIESSETFQEELKKHCKPAVDEETFGRMVERALEQMRRGVNPATQPLTLSSLAERKDEPMDQDQNQIKSESNGPNPPTQVDKVSTTEVKPDGNVTTELNKPEAEVKKEENGASGPESEGERKEDKPKPELKEAPPAAASPPHHPMMMPPTPGAPPHAPPHGAPPPPGGYGYGARYYGGYGFPGYPHYYHDHYHLQQQPPPAHHDKPEEPPAKKESE